From the genome of Cedecea lapagei, one region includes:
- the xylB gene encoding xylulokinase, with protein sequence MYLGIDIGTSELKALLIDGQGEIQGSAHAALTVQRPYPHWAEQDPEAWWQATQQVISTLRQQLPDAWAQIRAIGLSGQMHGAVLLDDEGKVLRPCILWNDTRSAQQCSQLTEEHPEFLTISGNLVMPGFTAPKLRWVAEHEPEIFSRVSKILLPKDYLRWRLSGEFVSEPSDAAGTLWLDVAKRDWSDKLLAATGLARGHMPSLVEGSEVSAVLHSALATEWGLSSGVKIAGGGGDNATSAVGVGAVNNGDAFISLGTSGVIFVVNDELQTRPESGVHAFCHALPQRWHQMSVMLSAASCLRWVCNLLSVTESQLMEEMAGLSDEQKKHAPVFLPYLSGERTPHNDAHAMGSFFALNHETNRALLGYSVIEGVTFGLADGMAVLETSRSQITQCSLTGGGARSAIWAQLIADVLDVPIVTHPASSSGALGAARLGWLADGGVEEVVCRKPPVQQRFTPRKALQNVLQQRLSVFHLLYQQQKAARKLLP encoded by the coding sequence ATGTATCTTGGAATCGATATCGGCACCTCTGAGCTAAAGGCGCTGCTCATTGACGGACAGGGCGAAATTCAGGGCTCTGCCCACGCGGCATTGACCGTTCAGCGTCCGTATCCACACTGGGCTGAACAGGATCCTGAGGCCTGGTGGCAGGCGACGCAGCAGGTCATTTCTACCCTGCGCCAGCAACTACCTGATGCCTGGGCGCAGATCCGCGCGATTGGCCTGTCCGGGCAGATGCACGGTGCGGTGCTGCTGGACGATGAGGGTAAGGTGCTGCGCCCATGCATTCTGTGGAACGACACTCGCAGCGCGCAACAATGTTCCCAGCTCACGGAAGAACATCCGGAATTTCTGACCATCAGCGGCAACCTGGTGATGCCCGGTTTTACAGCCCCGAAGCTGCGCTGGGTGGCAGAGCACGAGCCGGAAATATTTTCCCGCGTGTCCAAAATATTGCTGCCGAAAGACTACCTGCGCTGGAGGCTGAGCGGTGAGTTTGTCTCTGAGCCGTCAGACGCTGCCGGCACGCTGTGGCTGGACGTGGCGAAGCGCGACTGGTCAGATAAACTGCTGGCCGCGACCGGGCTAGCGCGCGGCCATATGCCGAGCCTGGTGGAGGGCAGTGAAGTCAGTGCCGTTTTGCACTCAGCCCTGGCAACCGAGTGGGGGCTCAGCTCCGGCGTCAAAATCGCCGGTGGCGGCGGCGATAATGCTACCTCTGCCGTTGGCGTTGGCGCGGTGAATAATGGCGACGCGTTTATTTCGCTCGGCACGTCAGGCGTTATCTTCGTGGTAAACGACGAGCTGCAAACCCGTCCTGAATCCGGCGTTCATGCCTTTTGCCACGCGTTGCCTCAGCGCTGGCACCAGATGAGCGTGATGCTTAGCGCCGCCAGCTGCCTGCGCTGGGTGTGTAATCTGCTGTCGGTTACTGAAAGCCAGCTCATGGAAGAGATGGCAGGGCTTAGCGACGAGCAGAAAAAGCATGCCCCGGTTTTCCTGCCTTATCTTTCAGGCGAGCGTACGCCCCATAACGATGCTCACGCCATGGGGAGCTTCTTTGCGTTAAACCATGAAACCAACCGCGCCTTATTAGGGTATTCGGTGATTGAGGGCGTGACCTTTGGCCTGGCGGACGGTATGGCCGTGCTGGAGACGTCCCGCAGCCAGATTACCCAATGCAGCCTGACCGGTGGAGGCGCCCGCAGCGCTATCTGGGCGCAACTGATTGCCGACGTGCTGGATGTGCCGATTGTGACGCATCCGGCCAGCTCTTCCGGCGCGCTCGGCGCAGCTCGCCTTGGCTGGCTGGCCGACGGCGGTGTGGAAGAAGTGGTTTGCCGCAAGCCTCCCGTCCAGCAGCGCTTCACGCCGCGCAAAGCCTTGCAAAACGTGCTGCAGCAGCGTTTGTCCGTGTTCCACCTGCTTTACCAACAACAAAAAGCGGCTCGTAAGCTGCTGCCCTGA
- a CDS encoding MFS transporter produces the protein MQSKHYWFGLPKHLLWGFIAIAIFMSGDGFEMAFLSKHITDMGFTPAQSAMVFTMYGLAAGLAAWASGVVAELITPQKAMLIGFVTWVVMHALFMTLGLGMHNYTLMLLFYGIRGLAYPLFIYSFMLMLVQVVPRERLAAATGWFWAMYSIGIGVVGSYLPSLTIPAFGETGTLWMAIAWVMCGGLIAFFSLRNVPVDRSRVNLPLREKMTEMSRAVTILFSNRDVFYACLIRIINTLSLFGFAIVMPLLFVDRLGFTISEWLQIWAVFFFVTIFTNIFWGIMGEYIGWIRQVRWFGCLGMAISSLTFYYLPVWVGHNFWVALIPAVMLGTFVAAFVPMTAVFPTLEPHHRGAAISIYNLSAGMSNFVAPAIASLILPFFDIVGVVWAYTGLYLFAGVLTFIIKVPQPKRLKRKTAAGEMSTAEQ, from the coding sequence ATGCAATCTAAACACTACTGGTTTGGTTTACCCAAACATCTGCTGTGGGGATTTATCGCCATCGCTATTTTTATGAGCGGCGATGGTTTTGAGATGGCGTTTTTGTCTAAGCACATTACCGATATGGGCTTCACGCCCGCGCAATCGGCGATGGTGTTTACTATGTACGGCCTTGCGGCAGGGCTTGCGGCATGGGCTTCCGGCGTCGTGGCTGAGCTTATCACCCCGCAAAAAGCGATGCTCATTGGCTTTGTCACCTGGGTTGTGATGCACGCATTGTTTATGACGCTTGGACTCGGGATGCACAACTACACGCTGATGCTGCTGTTCTACGGCATTCGTGGCCTGGCCTATCCGCTATTTATCTACTCCTTCATGCTGATGCTGGTGCAGGTCGTACCGCGTGAGAGGCTGGCGGCGGCGACCGGCTGGTTCTGGGCTATGTACTCTATCGGGATTGGCGTGGTGGGGAGTTATCTGCCAAGCCTGACTATCCCGGCATTTGGCGAAACGGGCACGCTGTGGATGGCCATCGCGTGGGTAATGTGCGGTGGGCTTATCGCCTTCTTCAGCCTACGCAATGTGCCGGTTGACCGCTCGCGCGTTAATCTGCCGTTGCGCGAGAAAATGACGGAGATGTCGCGGGCGGTAACCATTCTGTTTAGTAACCGGGATGTGTTTTATGCCTGCCTGATCCGCATCATCAACACGTTGTCGCTGTTTGGCTTTGCGATTGTGATGCCGCTGCTGTTTGTTGATCGCCTTGGCTTCACGATTTCTGAATGGCTGCAGATTTGGGCGGTGTTCTTCTTTGTGACCATTTTCACCAATATTTTTTGGGGCATTATGGGGGAGTACATCGGCTGGATCCGCCAGGTACGCTGGTTCGGCTGTTTAGGCATGGCGATTTCCAGCCTGACATTCTACTACCTGCCCGTGTGGGTAGGGCATAACTTCTGGGTTGCGCTGATCCCGGCGGTCATGCTCGGCACCTTCGTTGCGGCGTTTGTGCCGATGACGGCGGTGTTTCCAACGCTGGAGCCGCATCACCGTGGGGCGGCCATTTCTATTTATAACCTGTCGGCGGGGATGAGCAACTTTGTGGCGCCGGCTATCGCCTCGCTGATCCTGCCGTTCTTCGACATTGTGGGCGTGGTATGGGCCTATACCGGGCTTTATCTGTTTGCGGGCGTGCTGACGTTTATTATTAAGGTCCCGCAGCCAAAACGGCTGAAGAGGAAAACAGCCGCAGGGGAAATGAGCACCGCGGAGCAGTAA
- a CDS encoding TIGR01777 family oxidoreductase: protein MEILVTGGSGLIGRHLVTRLLELGHQVSVITRSPEKARKGLDKRVALLKGFEGLQNLDAFDAVINLAGEPIADKRWTEEQKQRLCQSRWQTTERLVELFKASQQPPKTFISGSATGYYGDLGEVVVTEDEPPHNEFTHKLCARWEQIACGAQSEATRVCLLRTGVVLAPKGGILAKMLPLFRLGLGGPIGNGRQYLAWIHIDDMVNGILWLLDNDLRGPFNMVAPYPVRNEQFSHALGHALKRPAIFRAPATAIRLLMGESSVLVLGGQRALPKRLEESGFGFRWFDLDEALADVIR from the coding sequence ATGGAAATCCTGGTGACCGGCGGCAGCGGATTGATCGGCCGCCATCTGGTAACTCGTCTGCTCGAACTGGGCCATCAAGTCTCGGTCATCACGCGATCGCCGGAAAAGGCCCGTAAGGGATTGGATAAACGCGTGGCGCTGCTTAAAGGATTCGAGGGCTTACAGAATCTCGACGCCTTTGATGCGGTGATAAACCTCGCCGGCGAGCCGATTGCCGATAAGCGCTGGACCGAGGAGCAAAAGCAGCGCCTGTGCCAGAGCCGCTGGCAAACGACCGAGCGGCTGGTCGAGCTGTTTAAGGCCAGCCAGCAGCCTCCCAAAACGTTTATTTCCGGCTCGGCCACCGGCTACTATGGCGACCTCGGGGAAGTGGTCGTTACCGAAGATGAACCGCCTCATAACGAATTCACCCACAAGCTTTGCGCGCGCTGGGAGCAAATCGCCTGCGGCGCACAAAGCGAAGCTACCCGAGTTTGCTTATTGCGTACCGGCGTGGTGCTCGCCCCAAAAGGCGGAATTCTCGCCAAAATGCTGCCGCTGTTCCGGCTGGGGCTGGGCGGCCCCATAGGCAATGGCCGCCAGTATCTGGCGTGGATCCATATCGACGATATGGTGAACGGCATTCTCTGGCTGCTGGATAACGACCTGCGCGGGCCGTTTAATATGGTTGCCCCTTACCCGGTTCGCAATGAGCAGTTTTCCCACGCTCTTGGCCATGCGCTTAAACGCCCGGCTATTTTTCGCGCTCCGGCTACGGCGATTCGTCTGCTGATGGGGGAATCTTCTGTGTTAGTCCTTGGCGGGCAGCGGGCGCTGCCTAAGCGCCTTGAAGAGTCGGGCTTTGGCTTCCGCTGGTTCGACTTAGACGAAGCGCTGGCTGATGTGATTCGCTGA
- the folX gene encoding dihydroneopterin triphosphate 2'-epimerase: MSSVQPDAIIRIKNLRLRTFIGIKEEEIANRQDIVINVALHYPAGKARASEDINDALNYRTVTKEIIQLVENNRFSLLEKLTQDVLNIACAHPWVTYAEVEIDKLHALRYADSVSMTLSWQR, encoded by the coding sequence ATGTCATCCGTGCAACCAGACGCCATTATTCGCATTAAAAATCTGCGCCTGCGTACTTTCATTGGCATCAAAGAAGAAGAGATAGCCAATCGACAGGACATCGTGATTAATGTCGCCCTCCACTACCCCGCAGGCAAAGCCAGGGCCAGCGAGGACATCAACGATGCGCTTAACTACCGCACCGTCACCAAAGAGATTATCCAGTTGGTCGAGAATAACCGCTTCTCGCTGCTGGAAAAATTAACTCAGGATGTGCTGAATATCGCATGTGCTCATCCGTGGGTGACATATGCTGAAGTGGAGATCGATAAACTTCACGCGCTCCGCTACGCCGACTCTGTCTCCATGACCCTGAGCTGGCAGCGTTAA
- the yfcG gene encoding GSH-dependent disulfide bond oxidoreductase, producing the protein MIDLYYAPTPNGHKITLFLEEAGLEYKIHRIDIGKGDQFRPAFLAISPNNKIPAIVDHKPADGGEPLSLFESGEILLYLADKTGLLLSKELRARNATLQWLFWQVGGFGPMLGQNHHFNHFAPQPIPYAIERYQVETQRLYGVLNKQLETAPWLGGHDYSIADIATYPWVVSHERQRIDLANFPAVRNWFERIRTRPATVKAYQQAEKA; encoded by the coding sequence ATGATCGATCTTTATTATGCGCCTACCCCAAACGGCCATAAAATCACCCTTTTTCTTGAAGAAGCGGGGCTGGAGTACAAAATCCACCGCATCGATATCGGCAAAGGCGACCAGTTTCGCCCGGCTTTCCTGGCTATCTCACCGAACAATAAAATTCCTGCCATCGTCGACCATAAACCGGCCGACGGCGGCGAGCCGCTGAGCCTCTTTGAGTCCGGCGAAATCCTGCTTTATCTGGCCGATAAAACCGGGTTGCTCCTCAGCAAAGAACTGCGCGCCCGCAACGCCACGCTGCAGTGGCTGTTCTGGCAGGTAGGCGGCTTTGGGCCTATGCTGGGCCAGAACCACCATTTCAACCATTTTGCTCCCCAGCCCATTCCCTATGCGATTGAGCGTTACCAGGTCGAAACACAGCGGCTGTACGGCGTACTCAATAAGCAGCTTGAAACAGCCCCCTGGCTTGGCGGCCATGATTACAGCATCGCAGACATCGCGACCTACCCGTGGGTGGTGTCTCATGAGCGTCAGCGCATTGACCTGGCCAATTTCCCTGCCGTCCGTAACTGGTTTGAAAGAATACGAACCCGGCCGGCCACCGTGAAGGCTTATCAGCAGGCGGAGAAGGCGTAA